The region ATCTTTCAGGAGTGAAACGAACTGGATCAGTATGACCTTCAGGTCTTCCTTGTCCTTTCCGAGTGCCTGGATCGCGGCCTTCAGGCGCGGTATATACCCGTGATGGTCTGAGCCCCATATATCGACCAGCGTCTCGTAGGAACGTTCAAATTTATCGAGATGGTATGCTATATCCGATGTGAAGTAGGTCTTCTCCCCATCAGATTTGATCAGGACCCTGTCTTCGTCCTTTTCGAAGGCGCTTGTTTGAAACCAGAGAGCGCCGTCCTTCTCATACGCGAACCCCTTGTCCTTAAGCAGTGCAAGAGTGTCGTCAATAACGCCCCTTTCATAGAGCCCGGACTCCCTGTAATAGCTGTCAAAACAGACGCCGAAGTCTTCAAGGTCCTTCATGATGCCGTTCATGATGACATTGCCTGAGAATCGTGCCATAGAAGCTATGGCGTCTTCCTCTGCAGGAGGGATCTCAATGTTTTTATCGATGATCTCCCGGGCAAGGTCTTTGATGTATTCACCCTGATAGAGATCTTGTTCATAGGATACCTGAAGTCCTTTTAGCTCCTGCCACCGGAGGAACGTTGACCTGCCGAGCGTCTTGATCTGCCTGCCGGCGTCGTTGATGTAGTATTCCTTTGTTACATCGTAACCGGTTTTTGAAAGGATGTTGGCGAGGACATCGCCGACAGCCGCTCCCCTGCCGTGGCCGATATGCAAGGGACCGGTAGGGTTTGCGCTGACAAACTCGATGAGAACCTTCCTTCCCTGACCCGTTCCGGGGAAGAGGGTTTCGATCCCGTTCGCATATACATCCTGCAAGCGTTCTTGCCAGATGGCATCTTTTACATAGAAATTGATAAAGCCTTTTCCCGCGACGTCGATCTTGTCGCAGACGGCGTTGAAATCCATACGCTGCACAAGGATCTCCGCGATCTCTTTCGGATTTTTTTTCAGGACCGGAGCGAGGAGGAAGGCGATATTTGTAGAGTAGTCGCCGTGCCCTTCTTCCCTGGGAATTTCTATGATGGGGTTGATATCTGTGTTAACAGGGAGGATGCCGTCTTTTTTACAACCTTCACATGCGTCCCTTATGATCGTCGCTATGTTTCTTTTGATCATCTGGTTGTTTCCCGTCCTTGATAGATAGATCTTTTGCGTAATCGGGACATCTGAGTGAGACATCCTTGTTTCTTAAAAATTTTTTCTGACAATCTTTTCTCCATGCACAGACTA is a window of Syntrophorhabdaceae bacterium DNA encoding:
- the argS gene encoding arginine--tRNA ligase, whose translation is MIKRNIATIIRDACEGCKKDGILPVNTDINPIIEIPREEGHGDYSTNIAFLLAPVLKKNPKEIAEILVQRMDFNAVCDKIDVAGKGFINFYVKDAIWQERLQDVYANGIETLFPGTGQGRKVLIEFVSANPTGPLHIGHGRGAAVGDVLANILSKTGYDVTKEYYINDAGRQIKTLGRSTFLRWQELKGLQVSYEQDLYQGEYIKDLAREIIDKNIEIPPAEEDAIASMARFSGNVIMNGIMKDLEDFGVCFDSYYRESGLYERGVIDDTLALLKDKGFAYEKDGALWFQTSAFEKDEDRVLIKSDGEKTYFTSDIAYHLDKFERSYETLVDIWGSDHHGYIPRLKAAIQALGKDKEDLKVILIQFVSLLKDGKPVGMSTRAGAFTTLREVLDEVGRDAARFFFLMRKSDAHLEFDLDLARKTSNENPVYYVQYAHARIMSIFRNAGEEGIGADQLKKANLHLLTQEDEINLIKGIIHFHDVIEGCARSFEPHRITFYLLDLVGNFHSYYNKTRVLGDDRELTLARLLLLHMLRDVIRSGLNILGVSAPEKM